A region from the Geobacter benzoatilyticus genome encodes:
- a CDS encoding putative bifunctional diguanylate cyclase/phosphodiesterase produces the protein MFNLTRHYSIASLVCIVIAAAVLGMVYRHLSVQSLMGMAEDRNAALTNVFGNALWPRFTPLLEAGSGGRSPDPSGPEVAALRREVVDLMRDSDVAKVKIYTLQGLTVFSTEAKQIGEDKSTNPGIHAAAKGLLASELTHRNQFSAFDGVIESRDVLSSYIPFIPPGSTRIEGVVEVYSDVTPFLTQVKQTQWRIVGTVAGVLTILYGLLFGIVRRADLIIREQGKELQRSLARIEEDNQLLDQRVVERTRALQEEIAERELAEEKLRLSAEVFDNTVEGIIITDVETNILAVNRAFTQVTGYREEEILGLTPQVLKSGRHEADFYAGMWKSLEESGKWIGEIWNKRKGGEIYPERLTIGVVRGQAGEVRHYVGVFSDISDIKRSQERLDFLAHHDLLTNLPNRLLFNDRLNQGIARARRNGRQLAVLFVDLDHFKNVNDTLGHDLGDELLKKVAGYLGDHVRKSDTLARIGGDEFILLLDDVEVPRYAGAVAEKILALLSRAITVSGYEIHVSASIGVSFFPGDGEDVTTLVKNADTAMYYAKTHGRNDYHFYAPEMSEYARERVRLEALLRRSIDRGELEVHYQPKVDLATGELAGVEALARWNSPELGKVSPKRFIPIAEDIGFISILGEWVLRTVCRQVVEWDSQGFRLPSVAVNLSVKQLERGDIVEVVSRVLAETGLSSSRLEMEVTESAIMKSDRTLSCLDGLRAMGIELSVDDFGTGYSSLSYLRRLPVQKIKIDRSFITGVSGEPSREAIVRAVISLAGALGLRAVAEGIETDAEARFLREEGCHHGQGHLFGRALPPDELLALWRDGGASPPKG, from the coding sequence ATGTTCAACCTCACACGCCACTACTCCATCGCCAGCCTTGTCTGCATCGTAATTGCAGCCGCCGTACTCGGCATGGTCTACCGCCACCTTTCGGTCCAGTCGCTCATGGGGATGGCCGAAGACCGCAACGCCGCACTGACCAACGTGTTCGGCAACGCGTTGTGGCCCCGGTTCACGCCACTGCTGGAAGCGGGCAGCGGCGGGCGCAGCCCCGATCCTTCCGGTCCCGAGGTTGCGGCCCTTCGTCGCGAGGTGGTGGACCTCATGCGTGATTCCGATGTGGCCAAGGTGAAGATCTACACTCTGCAGGGGCTAACCGTCTTTTCCACCGAGGCGAAGCAGATCGGCGAGGACAAGAGCACCAACCCGGGCATTCATGCCGCCGCCAAGGGGCTGCTGGCCAGCGAGCTCACCCACCGCAACCAGTTCAGCGCCTTTGACGGCGTGATTGAGTCCCGGGACGTGCTTTCCAGCTATATCCCCTTTATCCCTCCGGGAAGTACCCGCATCGAGGGGGTTGTGGAGGTCTATTCCGATGTTACCCCGTTCCTTACCCAGGTGAAGCAGACCCAGTGGCGGATTGTCGGAACGGTGGCAGGGGTCCTGACCATACTCTACGGACTGCTCTTCGGCATTGTCCGCCGGGCCGACCTCATCATCAGGGAACAGGGGAAGGAATTGCAGCGCTCCCTCGCCCGCATCGAGGAGGATAACCAGCTCCTGGATCAGCGGGTTGTCGAGAGGACCCGGGCGTTGCAGGAGGAGATTGCCGAGCGGGAACTGGCCGAGGAGAAGCTGCGCCTGTCGGCCGAGGTGTTCGACAATACGGTGGAGGGGATCATAATCACCGATGTCGAAACCAACATTCTCGCAGTCAACCGGGCCTTTACCCAGGTTACCGGCTACCGGGAGGAGGAGATTCTGGGGCTCACCCCCCAGGTGCTCAAGTCGGGCCGGCACGAAGCCGATTTTTACGCCGGGATGTGGAAATCCCTCGAGGAAAGCGGTAAATGGATCGGGGAGATCTGGAACAAGCGCAAGGGGGGCGAGATCTATCCTGAACGGCTCACCATCGGAGTCGTGAGGGGGCAAGCCGGCGAGGTCAGGCATTACGTGGGGGTCTTCAGCGACATCAGCGATATCAAGCGTTCCCAGGAACGGCTCGATTTCCTGGCCCACCATGACCTTCTCACGAATCTTCCCAACCGGCTCCTGTTCAACGACCGCCTGAATCAGGGAATCGCGCGGGCACGTCGCAACGGCCGCCAACTGGCGGTTCTCTTTGTGGACCTGGATCATTTCAAGAACGTGAACGATACCCTGGGTCACGATCTGGGGGACGAATTGCTGAAAAAGGTTGCCGGTTACCTCGGTGACCACGTGCGCAAGTCCGACACCCTGGCCCGGATCGGGGGCGACGAGTTCATCCTCCTTCTGGACGACGTGGAAGTGCCCCGTTATGCAGGGGCCGTGGCGGAGAAAATACTTGCCCTCCTCAGCCGGGCCATAACTGTTTCCGGGTACGAAATTCACGTTTCAGCGAGTATTGGGGTAAGTTTTTTCCCCGGCGACGGCGAGGATGTGACAACCCTGGTGAAGAACGCCGATACGGCCATGTACTATGCCAAGACCCACGGACGAAACGACTATCACTTCTATGCGCCGGAGATGAGCGAGTATGCCCGGGAGCGGGTGCGGCTGGAGGCGCTGCTGCGCCGCTCCATTGACCGGGGTGAGCTGGAGGTGCATTACCAGCCCAAGGTGGACCTGGCAACGGGGGAACTGGCAGGGGTGGAAGCCCTGGCGCGCTGGAACAGCCCGGAGTTGGGGAAGGTGTCGCCGAAGCGGTTCATTCCCATCGCCGAGGATATCGGTTTCATCTCCATCCTGGGCGAATGGGTCCTGCGCACCGTCTGCCGGCAGGTTGTGGAGTGGGACTCCCAGGGGTTCCGCCTGCCGAGCGTGGCGGTGAACCTTTCCGTGAAGCAACTGGAGCGGGGGGATATCGTGGAGGTGGTCTCCCGGGTGCTGGCGGAGACAGGTCTCTCCTCAAGCCGCCTGGAGATGGAAGTGACCGAATCGGCCATCATGAAGAGCGATCGAACCCTGTCGTGCCTCGACGGACTCCGGGCCATGGGGATAGAGTTGTCGGTGGACGATTTCGGCACCGGCTACTCGTCCCTGAGTTACCTGCGCCGTTTGCCGGTACAGAAGATCAAAATCGACCGTTCCTTTATCACGGGCGTTTCCGGCGAGCCGAGCCGGGAGGCCATCGTCCGCGCCGTCATTTCCCTGGCAGGCGCCCTGGGGCTGCGCGCCGTTGCCGAGGGGATCGAAACCGATGCCGAGGCCCGCTTTTTGAGGGAAGAGGGGTGTCATCACGGGCAGGGGCATCTCTTCGGCCGCGCCCTGCCCCCGGATGAACTCCTTGCCTTGTGGAGAGATGGGGGTGCCTCCCCCCCCAAGGGGTAG